The following coding sequences are from one Paenibacillus sp. JDR-2 window:
- a CDS encoding aldo/keto reductase: MDKAILGRTGLQVTRLSYGAMEIRGPRVWNGRPVEDADAGLILNTVLDAGINLIDTSYDYGRSEELIGRFISHRRDEFILATKCGCCVTNRGEHDETSHIWTRDNLLHNIDTSLKRMKTDYVDVLQLHGPTVQQAEEGALVDALKEIQASGKARYIGVSSYLPNLPAFVDWGTFDTFQLPYSALEREHEDWVTKAADTGAGIIVRGGVGQGEPGIGRGSEERWSAWEQAKLDELLEHGEQRTGFLLRFTLSHPSMTTTIVGTKNPSHLAENLRYAELGPLPSDVYEEAKKRLDAIGRTAITK; encoded by the coding sequence ATGGATAAAGCGATATTAGGCCGTACCGGGTTGCAGGTTACGAGATTAAGCTACGGCGCCATGGAAATACGCGGTCCACGCGTATGGAATGGAAGACCGGTCGAGGACGCCGATGCGGGTCTCATCCTGAATACCGTGCTCGACGCTGGCATTAACCTGATTGACACTTCTTACGATTACGGCCGCAGCGAAGAATTAATTGGCCGCTTCATCAGCCATCGCCGGGACGAGTTTATTCTGGCGACGAAATGCGGCTGCTGCGTCACAAACCGCGGCGAGCATGACGAGACGTCCCATATTTGGACGCGCGATAATTTGCTTCATAACATCGATACAAGCTTAAAGCGCATGAAAACCGACTATGTCGACGTCTTGCAGCTGCATGGACCAACGGTGCAGCAAGCCGAGGAAGGCGCGCTGGTCGACGCGCTGAAGGAAATCCAAGCCAGCGGAAAAGCCCGTTACATCGGCGTATCCTCTTACCTTCCGAATCTTCCGGCCTTCGTAGATTGGGGAACGTTCGATACGTTCCAACTGCCCTACTCCGCGCTGGAACGCGAGCACGAGGACTGGGTGACGAAAGCAGCGGATACCGGAGCCGGCATCATCGTACGCGGCGGCGTTGGCCAAGGCGAACCGGGTATCGGGCGAGGCTCGGAGGAACGATGGAGCGCATGGGAGCAGGCCAAGCTGGACGAATTATTGGAGCATGGCGAGCAACGGACCGGGTTTCTGCTGCGATTCACCTTGTCCCACCCTTCCATGACGACAACGATCGTTGGCACCAAGAATCCCTCCCATTTGGCAGAAAATCTCCGTTACGCCGAGCTTGGCCCGCTCCCAAGCGACGTCTACGAGGAAGCTAAAAAACGTCTGGACGCTATTGGAAGAACGGCAATTACGAAATAA
- a CDS encoding response regulator transcription factor: MKIKVLIADDNSFIREGMKIILTTFDEFEVVATVCDGAEAVDYCRSHEVDVALLDVRMPNMNGVEATRLLTEQTKAKPLILTTFDDDEYILEAVRSGARGYLLKNNDPEKIRNAIKSVYNDHHVLQDVVLNKIKSNLLTGVQVNPPTGNETHNGHAVIDPVQPAAVPSSGSDLIDRSLFTERELEIMAQIARGLSNKEISKKLFISEGTTANYITSILNKTGLEHRTQIAIYYLTGEIKPSED; the protein is encoded by the coding sequence TTGAAAATAAAAGTGTTAATCGCGGACGATAATTCGTTTATTCGTGAAGGAATGAAGATTATTCTAACCACGTTCGACGAGTTCGAGGTAGTCGCCACCGTATGCGACGGAGCGGAGGCGGTCGATTATTGCCGCTCACACGAAGTGGACGTCGCCCTTCTCGACGTGCGAATGCCGAACATGAACGGCGTCGAGGCAACCCGTCTCCTGACAGAGCAAACGAAAGCCAAGCCGCTGATCCTTACAACTTTCGACGATGACGAATACATTCTCGAGGCTGTGCGGTCGGGCGCAAGAGGGTACCTCCTCAAGAATAACGACCCCGAGAAAATCCGGAACGCCATAAAGAGCGTTTACAACGACCATCACGTACTCCAAGACGTCGTCCTGAACAAGATCAAATCCAATTTGTTGACGGGCGTGCAAGTGAATCCTCCGACCGGAAACGAAACGCATAACGGTCATGCCGTTATCGATCCGGTTCAACCCGCTGCCGTTCCGTCCTCCGGTTCGGATCTGATTGACCGCAGCCTGTTCACAGAGCGGGAGCTCGAAATCATGGCGCAGATCGCTAGAGGGCTCTCCAACAAGGAAATCTCGAAGAAGTTATTCATCTCCGAAGGCACGACAGCCAATTACATCACGTCCATCCTGAACAAAACGGGACTTGAACACAGGACGCAGATCGCGATCTATTATTTGACGGGCGAAATCAAGCCATCGGAAGATTAA
- a CDS encoding carbohydrate ABC transporter permease: MSTRSRTVTATVSIALLSIVALLPFYIMVVMGTYRNEDLFTKIVLYPGNYLVENFKTVAASRFDLAYWNSFVVSAASTLLSVFVSALAGFAFAKYDFRFKSKIFGAVLLTMMIPGQLGLVAYVIEMRYLSLSDTLMPLILPWVANAFGVYWMTQFIRGAVPVEVIESARIDGCSDLGIFFRIVLSFIYPALTTLSLLVFLWSWNNYLLPLIVINKPEMYTIPLGITTLGSAYRTDLAAQILGLSIGTLPVLVLFAIGSKSFIRGLTAGSVKG, from the coding sequence ATGAGCACACGATCGCGTACGGTTACCGCGACGGTCAGTATCGCGCTGTTGTCGATCGTCGCTTTGCTGCCGTTCTATATTATGGTTGTAATGGGCACATACAGGAACGAGGACCTTTTTACGAAAATCGTACTCTATCCGGGCAACTACCTCGTGGAAAATTTCAAGACGGTCGCAGCGAGCCGGTTTGATCTGGCCTACTGGAACAGTTTTGTCGTCTCGGCTGCGAGCACGCTGCTGTCGGTGTTCGTCAGCGCGCTTGCCGGGTTTGCGTTCGCAAAATACGATTTCCGGTTTAAATCGAAAATTTTCGGAGCCGTACTGCTGACAATGATGATTCCGGGTCAGCTTGGCCTTGTCGCTTATGTTATCGAGATGCGCTATCTGAGCCTTTCCGATACCTTGATGCCGCTCATCCTGCCTTGGGTGGCAAACGCATTTGGCGTGTACTGGATGACGCAGTTCATCCGCGGCGCGGTACCGGTCGAGGTAATCGAGAGCGCACGCATCGACGGCTGTTCGGATCTCGGGATCTTCTTCCGGATCGTGTTGTCCTTTATATATCCGGCATTGACCACGCTGTCTCTGCTTGTCTTCCTCTGGTCGTGGAATAACTACCTGCTGCCGTTAATCGTCATTAACAAGCCGGAAATGTACACGATCCCGCTTGGCATCACGACGCTGGGCTCCGCGTATAGAACCGATCTTGCGGCGCAAATCCTGGGATTGTCGATCGGAACGCTGCCGGTGCTTGTTCTATTCGCAATTGGCTCGAAAAGCTTCATTCGGGGCTTAACAGCCGGATCCGTTAAAGGGTAA
- the rarD gene encoding EamA family transporter RarD encodes MNNGLVNAIIAYIMWGVLPLYWKLFNNVPAGEILSHRVVWSFVFMGILVAVQRRWGDMKRIATSRALLLPLAASGLLIAANWLIFIWAVNNGHVVETSLGYYLNPLLNVLLAVVFLREKPNRGQWLAIAIAGSAVLIIAIDYGRFPWVAISLAASFGLYGFAKKKIMQDASVGLLSETAVVLPVALGYWIYLAAAGKTTAWTLPASTFVELLLSGVVTALPLLFFARAAARMALSALGFVQYIGPTIMLFLSIFVFKESVSPVLLVGFALIWTSLVVYAVASVRGTRLAKAS; translated from the coding sequence ATGAACAACGGGTTGGTCAACGCCATTATTGCGTATATCATGTGGGGGGTTCTCCCGCTTTATTGGAAGCTGTTTAACAACGTGCCTGCAGGAGAGATTCTGTCGCATCGGGTCGTCTGGTCATTCGTCTTTATGGGTATTCTTGTCGCCGTCCAGCGCCGCTGGGGCGATATGAAGCGAATTGCGACTAGCCGGGCGCTCCTGCTACCACTCGCCGCAAGCGGACTCTTGATCGCGGCGAATTGGCTTATCTTCATCTGGGCTGTCAACAACGGCCATGTCGTAGAGACAAGTCTTGGCTATTATTTGAACCCGTTGCTGAACGTGCTGCTGGCGGTCGTCTTCCTTCGCGAGAAGCCAAACCGTGGCCAATGGCTCGCGATTGCTATCGCTGGCTCCGCCGTGCTGATTATCGCCATCGACTACGGGCGTTTCCCGTGGGTCGCGATCTCGCTGGCCGCGTCGTTTGGCTTGTACGGCTTCGCGAAGAAGAAGATCATGCAGGACGCTTCTGTAGGATTGCTGTCGGAGACGGCTGTTGTCCTGCCCGTCGCGCTCGGTTATTGGATCTACTTGGCTGCAGCGGGAAAAACGACGGCATGGACGCTGCCCGCGTCCACGTTCGTCGAACTGCTTCTGTCAGGCGTGGTTACGGCATTGCCGCTGCTCTTCTTTGCGCGGGCTGCCGCCCGGATGGCGCTGTCCGCACTTGGATTCGTACAATACATTGGGCCGACGATTATGTTGTTTTTGAGCATATTCGTATTCAAGGAATCGGTCTCTCCGGTGCTGCTCGTAGGCTTCGCGCTCATCTGGACATCGCTCGTCGTATACGCTGTGGCATCGGTTCGCGGCACGAGACTCGCGAAGGCGAGTTAA
- a CDS encoding sensor histidine kinase, translating to MTRLRTVIFWRIVIVAVVSFLLSIAFTYYYYNHILIGQMMQEDKVKLSQTVRQLDYMSDDISKFTLTLIIAEQLQEFYKTYDQLDTFDQFKALQSTFKFVDGYKGLRKEVTSYALILPDGRVFWNAAGNDSYFSERLKEPWYSNFVQSGTEYGFTEPHRMLADQKPSSETAIISYVVTVRDIEKPGQTIGRFIVNLDYSHFQSTLDFSPFGNLTWLSESGDVLYVKPNDGEQAVARLVQDLDDGTNKDGAFRVNNGYLLVDRFETSGWRLASFISQASLFDRAKIVLYLLGFFTLVSTSLILALMIPAILRITRPIMRLYNAMNAISSGNLQVSVQINTGDEMEKLGNGFNRMTSQLRAHIEESIQHEKDKRELQMELLLSQLNPHFVYNTLNAVIYMAQKQGNEDIVRMVSAFIRVLQDAVKTGGDDSLVPLHNEVSLLRDYIDIQSYRYADMFKVEWAMEDQSLQYLVPRILIQPFVENAIFHGICPKDEPGTIRIAAYESENQLLLTIEDDGIGIEPERLQRIWESHEKKSSPGLRHIGLNNTKRRLEHLFGSQASVQIDSEVGQGTRVSIQLPKLSK from the coding sequence ATGACCAGGCTTCGCACCGTCATTTTCTGGAGAATCGTTATCGTCGCTGTCGTCAGTTTTCTGCTGTCCATCGCCTTTACATACTACTACTATAATCATATCCTGATCGGCCAAATGATGCAGGAAGACAAAGTGAAACTGAGCCAGACGGTTCGACAGCTCGACTACATGTCCGATGACATATCGAAATTTACGTTAACGCTTATCATTGCCGAGCAGCTGCAAGAGTTTTACAAAACGTATGATCAGCTCGACACGTTTGATCAATTCAAGGCCTTGCAGAGCACGTTCAAGTTTGTCGATGGTTACAAAGGACTCCGCAAGGAGGTAACGAGTTATGCGCTTATACTTCCGGACGGGCGAGTGTTCTGGAACGCCGCTGGCAACGACAGCTATTTCAGTGAGCGCTTGAAGGAGCCATGGTACTCGAATTTCGTCCAGTCCGGAACCGAGTACGGCTTCACCGAGCCTCATCGGATGCTTGCAGACCAGAAGCCGTCTTCCGAAACGGCGATCATTAGCTATGTCGTGACGGTGCGGGATATCGAAAAGCCTGGGCAGACGATCGGTAGATTCATCGTAAATCTCGACTACAGCCATTTTCAATCCACGCTCGACTTTAGTCCTTTCGGCAACTTAACCTGGCTTAGCGAATCCGGCGACGTGCTCTATGTTAAGCCGAATGACGGCGAGCAAGCAGTAGCCCGTCTCGTTCAAGATCTTGATGACGGCACGAACAAAGACGGGGCATTTCGCGTGAATAACGGCTACCTGCTTGTCGACCGTTTCGAAACGTCCGGCTGGCGGCTAGCCTCGTTCATCTCGCAAGCTTCATTGTTCGACCGCGCCAAAATCGTCTTGTACCTGCTCGGCTTCTTCACGCTCGTCAGCACCTCGCTTATCCTTGCCCTTATGATTCCGGCTATCCTCCGCATTACTCGTCCGATCATGCGGCTGTATAATGCCATGAATGCGATATCGAGCGGTAATTTGCAGGTATCCGTGCAGATTAATACCGGAGACGAGATGGAGAAGCTAGGGAACGGATTCAACCGGATGACAAGCCAGCTGAGGGCTCACATCGAGGAATCCATCCAACACGAGAAGGATAAGCGCGAGCTCCAAATGGAGCTGCTATTGTCGCAGTTAAATCCGCATTTTGTTTACAACACGCTGAATGCCGTTATTTACATGGCCCAAAAACAAGGGAATGAGGACATCGTCCGCATGGTCTCCGCTTTTATTCGCGTGCTGCAAGATGCGGTAAAAACGGGCGGAGACGATTCGCTTGTCCCGCTCCATAACGAAGTCTCGCTTTTAAGAGATTACATAGATATTCAATCGTACCGGTACGCAGATATGTTCAAGGTGGAGTGGGCGATGGAAGATCAGTCGCTTCAATATCTTGTGCCTCGCATTCTGATTCAGCCGTTTGTGGAAAATGCCATTTTCCACGGCATATGCCCAAAGGACGAGCCCGGCACCATTCGTATTGCCGCTTATGAATCCGAGAACCAGCTCCTGCTCACAATCGAGGATGATGGGATCGGTATCGAGCCGGAACGGCTGCAGAGGATTTGGGAATCGCATGAGAAAAAGAGCAGCCCCGGGCTGAGGCACATCGGTCTCAATAATACGAAAAGGCGACTGGAGCATTTGTTCGGAAGCCAGGCATCCGTACAGATAGATAGCGAGGTTGGTCAAGGTACCCGCGTCTCGATTCAGCTTCCTAAGTTAAGCAAGTAA
- a CDS encoding carbohydrate ABC transporter permease — translation MDVVKRKWAPYLFLSPYMLFYAAFGLIPILFSFYVSLTSWNGIGKKTFVGLDNYAFLFNPDSYFFTSVGNTLLFVAVSLPLQMAFGLAIASLLYSKFVKWKAFFQLVNFLPYIVTPVAVGLMFNLLFDWQAGFVNKLLLEFGLIDEGIYWLGEPMYARIVIILMLFWKGFGYTMIFYLAGLANISKDLHEAAAVDGATGMKSFWTITLPLLRPVTTFVAITGIIGGFQLLEEPMLLLGGAGMGSASAVIGGPERCCLTTVWNMYDTAFGSTTRYGLGAAIAYGLCFIIAVFSFVGTKFYREES, via the coding sequence ATGGATGTGGTGAAGCGAAAATGGGCGCCGTATCTTTTTCTGTCACCTTATATGCTGTTTTACGCGGCCTTTGGCCTGATTCCAATCCTGTTTTCGTTTTATGTGAGTCTGACGAGTTGGAACGGAATTGGCAAAAAAACGTTCGTTGGGCTGGACAACTATGCCTTTCTGTTTAATCCCGACTCCTATTTCTTCACCTCAGTCGGGAATACGCTGCTATTCGTTGCCGTGTCGCTGCCGCTTCAGATGGCTTTCGGACTTGCGATTGCTTCGCTGCTCTACAGCAAATTCGTGAAGTGGAAAGCCTTTTTTCAGCTTGTTAACTTCCTGCCGTACATCGTTACGCCGGTTGCAGTCGGCCTCATGTTCAACCTGTTGTTCGATTGGCAGGCTGGTTTCGTCAACAAGCTGCTGCTCGAATTCGGTCTCATCGACGAAGGGATCTATTGGCTTGGCGAACCGATGTATGCCCGTATCGTCATCATATTGATGCTTTTTTGGAAGGGCTTTGGCTACACGATGATCTTTTATCTGGCAGGTCTTGCAAACATTTCGAAGGATTTGCATGAAGCGGCTGCCGTCGACGGGGCGACCGGCATGAAATCTTTCTGGACCATAACGCTGCCATTGCTTCGCCCGGTTACAACCTTCGTAGCCATTACGGGAATCATCGGCGGCTTCCAATTGCTGGAGGAGCCAATGCTGCTGCTTGGCGGCGCAGGAATGGGCTCGGCGTCTGCCGTCATCGGCGGACCGGAACGCTGCTGCCTGACGACCGTCTGGAATATGTATGACACGGCTTTCGGCAGTACAACTCGTTATGGACTAGGTGCGGCGATTGCTTATGGACTTTGTTTCATTATTGCCGTATTTTCGTTTGTTGGCACCAAGTTCTACAGGGAGGAATCCTAA
- a CDS encoding response regulator transcription factor translates to MKIILVDDERIALEHIRTLIPWEENGYEIAAAATNGRSALRLCEEHRPQIMIVDIRMPVMDGLELIRAVAERGWGVNFIVMSAYEDFNYARQAISLGCVSSYLVKHEVDCDKLILELAKAKLAWEMSERQRKLSRSEQIKEAFFASGQPVKHGGHIARPPLCALLLQADMPFTTIPSVTGAPDNSGTTGWTEGFRHGEKPANWELIGEFAHGAGRLVVLFEQRDKSATVQRDAMYKLASVMQRGLEEQLGRTVSLYLAFECTDIARLPVLIRKLEEAARHTVFSGRGSLACADGLPLPFRLASINAECSRRWLDASASCFMREDYGSFASVVKEWFDSLLQPEWNLNGLYEAIRSLTTLYRERLAAAGLPEEDPLDPRTAGPLYNLADIRDRFLRAFGELSEHRSAALKQLSPKLLQALRYLHAHFQDEIGVEDAANATGISVRYLHELFKRELNRTFLDYLTEYRIKQAKLILMREDAKMAEVSARVGYRSPQHFSQVFKRLTGVLPHQFRAKEQAR, encoded by the coding sequence ATGAAGATCATATTGGTGGATGATGAACGCATTGCCCTGGAGCATATCCGAACGCTAATACCATGGGAAGAGAACGGATATGAAATCGCAGCGGCGGCAACAAACGGCAGAAGCGCACTTCGGCTCTGTGAAGAGCATCGTCCGCAAATCATGATCGTGGATATCCGCATGCCGGTTATGGATGGGCTTGAGCTTATCCGAGCGGTAGCCGAACGCGGCTGGGGCGTTAACTTCATTGTGATGAGCGCTTACGAGGATTTTAATTATGCCCGTCAAGCAATATCGCTCGGCTGCGTGTCGAGTTACCTTGTTAAGCACGAGGTTGATTGCGACAAGCTTATACTGGAACTTGCAAAAGCAAAACTCGCTTGGGAAATGAGTGAGCGGCAGCGCAAGCTCTCCCGCTCCGAACAGATAAAAGAAGCGTTTTTCGCCAGCGGTCAGCCGGTCAAGCACGGCGGTCATATCGCGCGGCCGCCGCTATGCGCGCTGCTCTTGCAAGCAGATATGCCGTTCACGACAATCCCATCCGTCACAGGGGCGCCAGATAATAGCGGGACTACGGGATGGACGGAAGGCTTTAGACACGGGGAGAAACCAGCAAACTGGGAATTGATTGGGGAATTCGCGCATGGAGCAGGCCGACTGGTTGTATTATTCGAACAGCGCGATAAAAGCGCCACCGTTCAGCGAGATGCCATGTATAAGCTCGCATCGGTAATGCAGCGCGGGCTCGAAGAACAACTTGGCCGTACTGTCTCGCTCTATCTCGCGTTCGAATGTACCGACATAGCCCGTCTGCCTGTCTTGATTCGCAAGCTGGAAGAAGCAGCGCGGCACACCGTATTCTCTGGCCGTGGTTCTCTCGCATGCGCCGATGGTCTTCCCCTTCCGTTCCGTTTGGCGTCTATAAACGCGGAATGCAGCCGACGGTGGCTTGACGCGTCGGCATCCTGTTTCATGCGAGAGGATTACGGCAGTTTTGCAAGCGTTGTCAAGGAATGGTTCGACAGTCTCTTGCAGCCGGAATGGAACTTGAACGGTTTGTACGAAGCCATCCGTTCGCTGACCACCCTGTACCGCGAACGACTTGCGGCAGCGGGACTTCCTGAGGAGGACCCGCTCGATCCAAGAACGGCCGGTCCCTTATACAATTTAGCCGATATACGCGACCGGTTCCTCCGTGCTTTCGGCGAGCTGAGCGAGCATAGATCGGCTGCCCTCAAACAGCTGTCGCCCAAGCTGCTGCAAGCGTTACGCTACCTCCATGCTCACTTCCAGGACGAGATTGGGGTCGAGGATGCCGCTAATGCAACCGGCATTAGCGTAAGATATTTGCACGAGCTATTTAAGCGGGAGCTTAACCGCACCTTTCTTGACTACTTGACCGAATACCGTATTAAGCAGGCTAAATTAATCCTTATGCGCGAAGACGCCAAAATGGCGGAAGTCTCCGCTCGCGTCGGCTATCGTTCTCCCCAGCATTTCAGTCAGGTATTCAAGCGGCTGACCGGCGTTCTCCCCCATCAGTTCCGTGCAAAGGAGCAGGCCCGATGA
- a CDS encoding sensor histidine kinase produces MEFWIIGNKVVLLLYVIFVTYSVVRGASPWEMLAYLSYLCANIAIPILRKQRRLQLMGSVASTVLVVVFAFRLNTSFILLLPVNLYEIVLVSRGRNRFALLLGLVPLLLIPGDEILIYLLSASLSFLLYYSMRVHTEKLKKIGEEKETLRLDQQLLKQSLSMNEEYIRQSEYTIKLEERNRLSQQIHDEVGHAMAGALIQMEASRRLLSVNPDKASELLGNAIAISREGLEQIRLTLKDMKPRSEELGIHRLRLFADELSVNHSLNASVTHEGDLYVITPLQWKIIHENATEAVTNSLKYGGASTIEFEIRVLNRMIQSVVADNGKGADKIVKGLGIVGMEERAASAGGTVIVDGTKGFRVTTLLPFQKSG; encoded by the coding sequence ATGGAATTTTGGATCATCGGCAACAAGGTTGTATTGCTTTTGTACGTCATCTTCGTCACTTATTCGGTCGTGCGCGGAGCGTCTCCCTGGGAGATGCTAGCCTACTTATCCTATCTATGCGCAAACATAGCCATTCCGATTCTGAGAAAGCAAAGACGGCTTCAGCTGATGGGATCGGTCGCTTCGACCGTACTGGTCGTTGTGTTCGCCTTTCGCCTGAATACGAGTTTTATTCTTCTGCTGCCCGTCAATCTATACGAGATTGTGCTGGTGTCCAGAGGAAGGAACCGCTTTGCTCTGCTTCTTGGACTTGTGCCGCTGCTTCTCATCCCGGGCGATGAGATCCTGATCTATCTTCTCTCAGCCTCCTTAAGCTTTCTTCTCTACTATAGCATGCGGGTACATACGGAGAAGCTCAAGAAGATCGGTGAGGAGAAGGAGACGCTCCGCCTCGATCAGCAGCTTTTGAAGCAATCCCTAAGCATGAACGAGGAGTATATTCGCCAATCCGAATACACAATCAAGCTGGAGGAGCGTAATCGGCTGTCGCAGCAGATACACGACGAAGTCGGACACGCGATGGCCGGGGCGCTCATCCAAATGGAAGCTTCCAGGCGCCTGCTCAGTGTGAATCCGGATAAAGCGTCCGAGCTTCTCGGCAACGCGATCGCCATCTCTAGGGAAGGGCTGGAACAGATCCGCCTTACGCTTAAAGATATGAAGCCCCGGTCAGAAGAACTTGGCATCCACCGGCTTCGGCTGTTCGCAGACGAGTTGTCCGTCAATCACTCGTTGAACGCGAGCGTCACGCATGAAGGAGATTTGTATGTAATTACTCCTCTGCAATGGAAGATTATCCATGAGAATGCGACGGAGGCCGTCACCAATTCGCTTAAGTACGGAGGGGCGTCCACCATCGAGTTCGAGATCCGCGTATTGAACCGCATGATCCAGTCCGTCGTTGCCGACAACGGCAAGGGTGCTGACAAAATCGTCAAAGGTCTGGGCATCGTTGGCATGGAGGAGAGAGCCGCGTCCGCGGGGGGAACCGTCATTGTTGACGGCACGAAGGGCTTCCGTGTGACCACTCTCCTGCCCTTCCAGAAGAGCGGATGA
- a CDS encoding extracellular solute-binding protein, which translates to MLRSKWGRGIAQAMTALTLVSLLAACSGGSGGNNGGNGGGNVKSSTPAAETENNGATADAGTKELTGEFVLWTWEPEHPTSIAAFNEKYPGIKIKRVQVEAADVPKKLQTTIASGGELPDVIRIERGQKAKIFSMDILQDLEADPYNADRNVLFEYDAPAFSMNDHLVAIPDDMSVAGVAYIKPLAKEYLGTDNPEEIEAMLPDWDAFIAKGVEVLDKSGGKVMMFPSLGGVYDILKGQRDEPYFEDNKLNVQLLQSVVTRLVQFRDAGIVDKLDQWTPAWNASFGGDKYMFTPSPVWMPQYVIGPNDKKPDRWALMVAPEGGYIRGGSSHGIPKGAKNAELAWKWIEFTSMSQAGAEAQKKDGVFTHFKEAYQNKEFSNWTWENFGSQDIGEKFFVDISGVTTDVAENVNDQVLDEAMSIVLQTLAKDKSFGVEQAMDRIQKELKAKVPDITFG; encoded by the coding sequence ATGCTTCGTTCGAAATGGGGAAGAGGAATCGCACAGGCAATGACCGCTTTGACTCTTGTTAGTTTGCTTGCCGCATGTTCAGGCGGTAGCGGCGGCAATAACGGAGGCAACGGCGGCGGAAACGTGAAGTCAAGCACTCCGGCGGCAGAAACCGAGAATAACGGCGCTACGGCAGACGCAGGCACTAAGGAGCTTACAGGGGAGTTCGTGCTCTGGACCTGGGAGCCGGAACATCCTACGTCGATCGCTGCTTTTAACGAAAAATATCCGGGGATCAAAATTAAGCGGGTGCAGGTCGAAGCGGCGGATGTCCCGAAGAAGCTGCAGACAACGATTGCCTCTGGCGGCGAGCTGCCTGACGTTATTCGGATCGAGCGTGGGCAGAAGGCAAAGATTTTCAGTATGGATATTCTGCAAGATTTAGAAGCCGACCCTTATAATGCAGACCGCAACGTGTTATTCGAGTATGACGCTCCGGCATTCTCCATGAATGATCATCTGGTTGCTATTCCGGACGATATGAGCGTTGCCGGGGTTGCTTACATCAAGCCGCTCGCCAAGGAGTATCTCGGTACGGACAATCCCGAAGAGATCGAAGCCATGCTGCCGGACTGGGACGCATTTATCGCCAAAGGCGTAGAAGTATTGGATAAGAGCGGCGGTAAGGTCATGATGTTCCCGAGTCTTGGCGGTGTTTACGATATCCTCAAGGGACAACGGGATGAGCCGTACTTCGAGGATAACAAGTTAAACGTTCAGCTGCTTCAAAGCGTAGTAACGCGGCTAGTCCAGTTCCGCGATGCGGGCATTGTAGACAAGCTTGACCAATGGACGCCGGCCTGGAACGCCTCGTTTGGCGGCGATAAATATATGTTTACGCCAAGCCCGGTCTGGATGCCGCAATATGTTATCGGACCAAATGACAAGAAGCCTGACCGGTGGGCTCTGATGGTAGCTCCAGAAGGAGGCTATATCCGGGGCGGCTCGTCGCACGGTATTCCAAAAGGCGCCAAGAACGCCGAGCTGGCTTGGAAATGGATCGAATTTACTTCGATGTCGCAGGCAGGCGCGGAAGCGCAGAAGAAAGACGGCGTATTTACCCATTTCAAAGAGGCGTACCAGAATAAAGAATTCTCGAATTGGACGTGGGAGAATTTTGGCAGCCAGGATATTGGCGAAAAGTTCTTCGTAGACATCTCCGGGGTGACGACGGACGTTGCCGAGAACGTGAACGATCAGGTGCTTGATGAAGCGATGAGCATCGTGCTGCAGACTCTCGCGAAGGATAAAAGCTTCGGCGTGGAGCAGGCGATGGACCGGATCCAAAAAGAGCTGAAGGCGAAAGTACCGGACATCACGTTCGGATAA